The DNA region CCAACATTTTAGCTGCACAAAAGTACGTAGAACTACGTAGAAAACGACCCTCCATCGCTGCGTTTGCGTAGTTTGCGTAAGGTGGCGAGTTTACCCATGAATGATGGAGGACCTTATGCGAGACCAAGACTTGTTGGCGATAATTAATGATTCATGGACCAACTCGAGTCGCGGTGGAAACGACACCAGCACTGGGAACCAGACCAGCGTGAACCCCTTGAAGCGGAACGAGGAGGTGGCCAAAGTGGAGGTGACGGTTCTTGTCCTAGTCCTGCTGCTCGCGATGGTCGGTAACATTTGCGTCCTTTTGGCTATCCACACGAGCAAGCACAGCCACTCTCGGATGTATTACTTCATGAAACACCTCAGTATTGCGGACCTGGTGGTGGCAATCTTTCAGGTCCTCCCGCAGCTTATATGGGACATTACATTCCGCTTCTACGGGCCGGACTTACTGTGCAGGCTGGTGAAGTACCTACAGGTTGTCGGGATGTTCGGATCCACCTACATGCTTGTTCTAATGTCCATAGACAGATGCTTGGCGATATGTCAGCCACTTCACTCTCTGCACAAGAGGAAGGACCGTTTCTATGTGATTGCCTCTTGGATGCTTAGTCTGATTTTCAGTACCCCTCAAGTGTATATATTTTCTTTGAGGGAGGTGGGCAACGGAGTTTATGACTGTTGGGGAGACTTCGTGCAACCCTGGGGCGCCAAGGCATACATTACATGGATTAGTCTTACAATCTACATTATTCCAGTGGCTATCCTAAGTGTTTGCTATGGCCTGATAAGTTTTAAAATATGGCAAAACTTAAAAATGAAAACCAGACGGGATCCGTGTATGTCTCTGACGCCGCGGGCGTCTAAAGGCGCAGTGCTCTCTCGAGTGAGCAGCGTGAGGCTCATATCAAAAGCGAAGATCCGAACTGTCAAGATGACTTTTGTTATAGTCCTAGCTTATATTGTTTGCTGGACTCCTTTTTTCTTCGTACAAATGTGGTCGGCATGGGACCCTGCTGCACCCAGAGAAGGTAATTGTAAAGAGCTTATGCATGAATTACAGACTGCTTTATGCATGGTTGGGTTTATAAGGAGAACATATAAACATAGCAATGCTGCATAATGTAGATACATTGTTGACTCCATCAGCAGGGTTGTAGTGCTGCAGGAGCGCGGGGGAGCAGTGCTCCCTCACCtttttcaatttgagaataaACAGAGCTGGTAAAACTATTTCTGGAAAATAATTACCACAAAAATGTCATGAAAAATGATataatgacaaaccaaataaatatgtaatatAGTCTAGAGGTAGGTACATTGTGGTTTCtttcctgtcttctctctggcaGTGGCAAAAATGACGAAGAACTGTTGGATATATGTATGCACTGTAGAGGCCCGCCAGAACGagcattttttaaaatcaaaattCACAGTGTCTGCCTTGATGTCCATAAAACTCTATTtgatcccccccccaaaaaaatatatgttttcttaatacctaaaggggtcctacatttcaaaatcaaatagctaaatgatccatagtatgaccatcttaaaacaattccatgttATCTTATATCCTGGCACTGTCCTTTCAGAACCATGAAGGGCGCTCCAGTCATTTAAAATAacactcatcaagatctgttgcctatgcctaatagtcctactcatcatttattattattagtattacaaATATAAGTTTATCACTTCTTATAATGGTGCTtgtttagtaaagttagatcaaagcttaATCAGTGTCTctcaagatcacataatgattcattagtattttacataacagaatcgaatataatagcatagcatagtaggcctataactttactcatttctaatgagattttaggatggttaAGCTGAAACTGAATAGTCCCCAAAAAATTAGCATGCGCCAAAACTCAACAGACACACCAGGATATATACTTTCATTTAAACAAAATACATAAAAGGCTAATAGTTTTTTAACACCATCTGTTATAATTTGCTCACGAAACATTAATTCAAGAAGATTGAAATGCATAggctattcccatgaaactgattgagatcaatcaaACGATTGGCATGCAGATGCAGTTTCACCAGTAAAACGTGAAGAATTCAcaattgacagtgatgatggcctattttgaaattaggtatgcctaaattggtgtttgagggtattaaaaATTGAAAAATGTCTTGAGACAATAATGTATGGGCATAACCAGAtgttgcaattggaggatgcgTTTTATGCATATTCTATATAATGATAGGCTATTCAATAGGATACATCTGTTGGTACAAAGTTTGAGTGAGGAAATTATGACATTTTACACTTTATTTTGTGCTCCCTCACCTAAAAAAATAGCACTACACCACTGTccatcagcctggtctcatagagtagacgtaacatagtagaTGTAAATCTGGAACTCAAATTAgtgtgatatgttacatttgatatggttacataagacagaagttttactgcagtgggctaaatcagggtcacacagagtgtttcttagAAGTCTTAAacaatctactttgaaacaaaagtatacacctcacacatggttatgggctttaatatagagatatagagttgaaatgtattcaattttgagtttgcatcccaatattacactttatatacaacacagaaaactgaaatataacataaccgtttgacatagaaacaccagattttcggagtaaaaaaaaaagaatgtttcTTAATTATAAaattaacattccacccatgaggccactagagggcgatttggtcatttgactgcaggaaatacgacaaaaacgaaagtagggtggttggtcggtatataactgtcacgccctgacgtatggaactcttgtatgttgagtcagggtgtggaaatgtATGTGATgcattctatgtttaggatctaggtattgtatttctatgtttggccggtgttattcccaatcagagacagctgtcgcttgttgtctctgattggggatcatacttaagtagcctgtttgcctacctatgttgtgggatcttgttcctgtgtttggcatgtattgtgtatagccttggacttcacgttacgttggtttattgttttgttcgtatgtttattttataaaataaacatgttcacatcgcacgctgcaccttggtctgacccgttcttcaacgatcgtgacagaagatcccaacaaaaacggaccaagcagtgtgcccaggagcagcagacaccctggacacaggtggggaagagtttttggacatgggaggagattttggcaggtaaaggaccctgggcgaaggaggaggcccaggcaggagaggaacacagaaggcgtcggccgaggaagaagccagagagacagccccaataaaaaattttttggggggctaaaagggtggtcggggatcgatagagaagagccccAACCACTGCACTCGTGTCcggtccggtacggcccgtacctgctcctcgcaccaaatctGTGGTgtgtgtcgtcagcccggtacgccccgtacctactccccgcaccaggccagtggtgcatgttcccagtccggcccggcccattcctgctccccgcaccaagccagtggtgcgtgtaccCAGTCCagacggcctgtgcctgctcctcgcaccaaatctGTGGTGTGTGTCatcagcccggtacgccccgtaccaactccccgcaccaggccagtggtgcgtgttcccagtccggcccggcccattcctgctccccgcaccaagccagtggtgcgtgttcccagtccagtacggcctgcgcctgctccccgcaccaaaccagtggtgcatgtcgtcagcccggtacgccccgtacctactccccgcaccaggccagtggtgcgtgttcccagttcggcacggcccgtgcccgttccaccggtgcctggtgcagcaccggtcagctgctccactccggagccagagcagtccgctccaccggggtccagtccagctccggtcagcggctccactccggagccagagcagtccgctccaccggggtccagttcagctccggtcagcggctcctgtccagacccagacgtcagcccctctccaggttcggggtctcccacaccagggtccagacagggcttggtgcatcgcgggaggattgccgatccaggcccagacgtcagcccctctccaggttcggggtctcccacaccagggtccagacagggcttggtgcattgtgggaggaaggagaggggaagcatcgcgctgaggtccagaccagaccaggggcgcaacggggaggctgagaggaagaggtcgtcacgcccggagccggatccgcctccgaggcggaatgcccacccggaccctaccctgttatgtcaggtttgtgcggtcggacttcacgttacgttggtttattgttttgttcgtatgtttattttataaaataaacATGTTCACATCGCACGCTGTACCTATGTCTGACCCGTtcttcaacgatcgtgacaataacgCGAtcttctagcaacccaaaggttgctacttactacttttttagcgactttgcaactacttagcatgttagctaggcCACTCAAGTATCtctggaagggtaccaaaaaatgtctgcagcattgaaggtccccaagaacacagtggcatccatcattcttaaatggaagaagtttggaaccaacaagactcttcctagagctggccacccagccaaactgagcaatcgggggagaagggccttggtgaagaaggtgaccaagaatgtgatggtcactctgacagagctccagagttcctctgtggagatgggagaaccttccagaaggacaatcatctctgcagcactccatcaatcaggcctttatggtagagtggccagacggaagccactcctcagtaaaaggcacatgacagcccgcttggagtttgccaaaaagcacctaaaggactatcagaccatgagaaacaagattctctggtctgatgaaaccaagattgaactctttggcctgaatgccaagcgtcacgtctggaggaatcctggcaccatccctacggatgcatggtggtggcagcatcatgctgtggggatgtttttcagcggcagggactgggagactagtcaggatcgagggaaagatgaacggagcaaagtacagagagatccttgattaaaacctgctccagagactgcggtgaaggttcaccttccaacaggacaatgaccctaagcacacagccaacacaatgcaggagtggcttcgggacaagtctctgaatgtccttgagtgtcccagccagagcccggacttgaacccaatcgaacatctatggagagacctgaaaatagctgtgcagcgacgctccccatccaacctgacagagcttgagagtatctgcagagaggaatgggagaaactctccaaataaaggtgtgccaagcttgtagcgtcatacccgagaagactcaaggctgtaatcgctgccaaaggtgcttcaacaaagtactgagtaaagggtctgaatacttatgtgaatgtgatatgtcctctgtagctcaattggtagagcatggcgcttgtaatgccagggtagtgggttcgatccccgggaccacccatacgtaaaaatgtatgcgcacatgactgtaagttgctttggataaaagcgtctgctaaatggcatattattatagtagcagcgtaaaaagatggggtgggggtggggggcagtgcaaatagtctgggtagccatgattagctgttcaggagtcttatggattgggggtagaagctgttgagaagtcttttggacctagacttggcactccggtaccgcttgccgtgcggtagcagagagaacagtctatgactagggtggctggagtcttcgacaattttgagggccttcttctgacaccgcctggtatagaggtcctggatggcaggaagcttggccccagtgatgtactgggccgtatgcactaccctctgtagtgccttgcggtcggaggccgagcagttgccataccaggtggtgatgcaaccagtcaggatgctctcgatggtgcagctgtagaatttggACATTAATACggcgttggtcccccctttgctgctataacaacctccactcttctgggaaggctttccactagatgttggaaccttgctgcggggacttgcttccattcaaccacaagagcattagtgaggtagggCATTTACAGTTGGCAgcatgcattcgggcaggtagcattctcctggcatctgcaaaacccagattcgtccgtcagactgccagatggtgaagtgtgattcatcact from Coregonus clupeaformis isolate EN_2021a chromosome 12, ASM2061545v1, whole genome shotgun sequence includes:
- the LOC121578166 gene encoding isotocin receptor-like codes for the protein MMEDLMRDQDLLAIINDSWTNSSRGGNDTSTGNQTSVNPLKRNEEVAKVEVTVLVLVLLLAMVGNICVLLAIHTSKHSHSRMYYFMKHLSIADLVVAIFQVLPQLIWDITFRFYGPDLLCRLVKYLQVVGMFGSTYMLVLMSIDRCLAICQPLHSLHKRKDRFYVIASWMLSLIFSTPQVYIFSLREVGNGVYDCWGDFVQPWGAKAYITWISLTIYIIPVAILSVCYGLISFKIWQNLKMKTRRDPCMSLTPRASKGAVLSRVSSVRLISKAKIRTVKMTFVIVLAYIVCWTPFFFVQMWSAWDPAAPREDMAFIIAMLLASLNSCCNPWIYMFFAGHLFHDLLRCFVCCSSQYLKASRCGGFDSQQSRRSISTYVVKNRSSQRSITQTSST